A window of Daphnia pulicaria isolate SC F1-1A chromosome 4, SC_F0-13Bv2, whole genome shotgun sequence genomic DNA:
AGTCGTTAACGACTAACGGGGCATTTTGTCGTATTtccaattgtttctttttatagatGTCGAAACCAGTTGTAGCGGCGATTCCCTGCTCATCATGGCCAGTCTTCAGGAACCGTTTTTCGGATTAATTTACGCCAATGGATTCGCTACCAGCCCTTCGTGTCGGGCGGAAGGCACCGGCAGCCGCCTGCTCCGGCTGGCTCTCAATTCCTCCGAATGTGGAATCCATTTTATTCAGTCAGAGGTACgcgttgttttaaaaatgacgttgttgttgttgttgggaggGGGGAAAGCGAAGCATCCCTTTCTTATAGATATAAATCATATCAAAAATTGAGATAAGCTTTTTTTCTTGCCTCCCTGCGCACTGTGCTGGCTGTATAAATCTTGTCAACTGCCGAAAGTTTCACTTGTGAGATTGATGATAACGAGGAGGGGGGATACATTCTTTCACACGTCGAAAAATACGAAGGGAAAGTATTTCTTCGTCGTCAAACTTGCTGCTCTCGAGTTCACAACTCGTCGCACGGcccgttttcctttttatttctttctcctaTTCTTCAGCTATTTATGTGTctgaaaaacaacacaaaaatctcaaagttatttttgaacgtgtgtgtgtgtgtttgagaGAGTCAACCGCAACAACCCGGCGTATCTACTGATTGAGGATGAGAATATGTAGTTGATGATTTGCGCCGTTTGGGAAACAGGATGGATCGAGACAGTTGGAATTGTCGCTGTATTTGCAGTACGACTACCACGTTCAACAGGCCGTTGATGAGAAGATGACGACCCGCTGTCGGCTACAGACTTCTGAAAAATCGAGTACAGAGTCACCGGTGACGCAACCACCGTCGAGTCTGCAGCAGCGGCACTCGGCCATTTTCTCTTTGCTCGAGAAGAGCGGACGGAGAAACGAGGCCGGCCCGCCGGCCACGACCATCAAGAACGCGCTTCTGCCGTTCCGTCCCCTGATGAATAACTCGTTGACCCCAACAACTTCTTCGCCTGGAAAGCTTTCGGGTCTTCCTTTAACCTCCTATCAAGGTAAGTTCATATCCATTTCACCAGATTAGCCAATGGCGTGTGTACATATGTTTTCCATCCACAACACAACAAATCTAAGAATATATTTTCTtcgcccttttcttctttcttattctttgttTTCGTGCGGCTGTGCCTGTTCCGGGAAATTTCAgccaaaaaattggaaatgaatAGAGACAGCAGCAAGACGCCGTCTGCGTCTCCTAGTATGGTTTTGAGCGGGGCCCTCAAACTTTTACCGGCGCCCAAACAGCGCGACCAAATCACCTGCTGGATGGACATCGTGGCCGGGACAGATCCAACCGGAAACCCGGTCGAAGGCTACCTACGCGTCGGCCAAGAAGCCACTGTTGTCGTCCGAGTTCGACAAaccggtaaaaaataaaaataaaaataaaaacttgcgTTCAGCATTAAAACAAAAGTAGAAACTAAAAGGGGAGAATAAGACGACTCAGAAGAACCGAGAAAATATGATAATTGGGTCGTTAAATAACGCCGCCAGAGCGTGAAGGATATTTCAGCAATCATATTTTCAAAGttatagaagaagagagagaaaaaaaaggaaggaagaaaaataataatgacggGTTGttgtaaagtaaaaaagggaaaaaaaaaatagtatagACAGCAGATGGTCTGGGATGGCTTGGGTATGGCTATTGGCCGCACGCATTCGATGACCATCAATAGAACTAGCTGCTATAGGTATTCTCTCACCTcttaactctctctctccccttccgccatcgttttttctttttcttttttgtcgtcTATCGGATGCAGTTGGCTTGGACACGCGGCTAACCAGTTGTGTGGCTCACGACGGTTCTCACGAATCTCAGCAAGAATTATTGGATTCAGACGGTTGCAGTTTGGACACTTCCATTTTACCCAATGTCCAGGAGAGGATCATCAACCGCTCGGGCTCGATCATTAAGTTGTTGTACGCCAATTTCCAAGCCTTCCGATTTCCTGACCGCGATCATCTTCACCTCAAATGTACCGTCGTCGTCTGCAAGGGCAAATGCCTCATGGTATGGTCATCATTCAATATCCCCATGTACATATGCAATATGGATTGCATAAGTCTTCCTTCCGCATTATGGTTT
This region includes:
- the LOC124336716 gene encoding uncharacterized protein LOC124336716, producing MPSSIGNDERSASSIIIKSDSGAGMTNCSVRHPTMPLLRRRIVGLIIIITTLFNAAVGTIATTDNVVAAHTKPPSHPFMNVETSCSGDSLLIMASLQEPFFGLIYANGFATSPSCRAEGTGSRLLRLALNSSECGIHFIQSEDGSRQLELSLYLQYDYHVQQAVDEKMTTRCRLQTSEKSSTESPVTQPPSSLQQRHSAIFSLLEKSGRRNEAGPPATTIKNALLPFRPLMNNSLTPTTSSPGKLSGLPLTSYQAKKLEMNRDSSKTPSASPSMVLSGALKLLPAPKQRDQITCWMDIVAGTDPTGNPVEGYLRVGQEATVVVRVRQTVGLDTRLTSCVAHDGSHESQQELLDSDGCSLDTSILPNVQERIINRSGSIIKLLYANFQAFRFPDRDHLHLKCTVVVCKGKCLMNPCNLIRRKGRATNSSKVTEGKGFGQLGSIRQLSAQEMSEAATRPSRGRNSDRSLSTFTDSKSRLRSGSLRSSNLTLAINSIPNYGAIIDKVDVFNSVEIRVATSTKNTDDAIRGYTSKSISDEDFSDGSSEEAIFCLTPSKLFMAFGILFAVLISAMLFAVCVCIRIKTSKNNQKNQQQQQQQQQRHNPYSASSPPRFLSSSPCPPTQAYNPACMRHPGSFNSRHQLQLNFNRHQNSAAPYMRVFK